The following proteins come from a genomic window of Polyangia bacterium:
- a CDS encoding DUF1588 domain-containing protein gives MIIKRLLIDSLTVTIGAALLVGCSGDIGWSNGGPSGATGGGQPNGGTPNSGQPSGAGGGTPTSGAGLLNLPSAALPANGLHKLTAWEFSNSLQDLLGSAGPLSPVEVDTLIGGFATVGASSVSISPAGVGQYETVLGAVTNVAFGDAAHAGAVLPCVPQSTTDTACLTSALNAFGRRAFRRPLSADETTAFVNLATSIGTQTGATVLTGVQHAVWAMLQSPDFLYRVELGAPSASDGGRLKYTGFEIASRLAAVIWGSVPDDPLLDAAAGNTLATPGGIRTQVQRMVADPRAHRALAAFADQLFDAFALSQADKDPMFTAYTTTLRAAMLKEIELRVDDMTFTQKGDYLSLFESTTTFVNKELATFYGVPFTATDNDFHRVDLPAGTPRVGLLGSAGILAGHAHSQLTSPTSRGKYVDTMLLCRTVPPPPPGVPPLPDHAPPGSTVRQVMEAHRSQAQCSACHAMMDPIGFGMENFDTTGQYRTSDNGQPIDASGTLDGVAFNSLAQLGSALRKNASTGPCLVSKVYENALGRQPIDIDAAALDQLITKFNGSGHHIDQLLVDLAGSDGFRFVSPK, from the coding sequence ATGATCATCAAGCGGCTATTGATTGACTCATTGACAGTGACGATCGGCGCCGCGCTGCTCGTTGGATGTTCGGGCGACATCGGCTGGTCCAATGGTGGTCCAAGCGGCGCAACAGGCGGCGGCCAGCCGAACGGCGGCACGCCGAACAGTGGCCAGCCCAGCGGCGCAGGCGGCGGGACGCCGACGTCGGGCGCCGGCTTGCTCAATCTGCCGTCGGCGGCGCTACCAGCGAACGGCCTGCACAAGCTGACCGCGTGGGAATTCAGCAACAGCCTGCAAGATCTCCTGGGCAGCGCCGGACCACTGTCCCCGGTCGAGGTCGACACGCTGATCGGGGGATTCGCCACCGTCGGCGCGTCGTCGGTATCGATCTCGCCGGCCGGCGTCGGTCAGTACGAGACGGTCCTTGGCGCCGTAACCAACGTCGCGTTTGGCGATGCTGCCCACGCGGGGGCGGTCCTTCCCTGTGTGCCACAGTCGACGACGGATACCGCGTGCCTGACGTCCGCGCTGAACGCCTTCGGCCGCCGCGCTTTCCGGAGGCCGCTGTCCGCTGACGAGACGACGGCCTTCGTGAACCTCGCCACCAGCATCGGCACGCAAACAGGCGCCACAGTCCTTACCGGCGTCCAGCACGCGGTCTGGGCGATGTTGCAGTCGCCCGACTTTCTTTACCGCGTCGAGCTCGGCGCACCCAGCGCCTCTGACGGCGGCCGCCTCAAGTATACCGGCTTCGAGATCGCGTCGCGCCTGGCGGCCGTGATCTGGGGTTCGGTGCCCGACGATCCGCTGCTGGACGCTGCGGCGGGCAACACGCTGGCGACGCCGGGCGGGATCCGAACCCAGGTGCAACGGATGGTCGCCGACCCGCGCGCGCACCGGGCCTTGGCCGCCTTCGCCGATCAGCTGTTCGACGCGTTCGCGCTCAGCCAGGCGGACAAGGATCCCATGTTCACCGCGTACACGACCACGCTGCGGGCGGCGATGCTCAAGGAGATCGAGCTGCGCGTCGACGACATGACGTTCACCCAGAAGGGCGATTACCTGTCGCTCTTCGAGAGCACCACGACGTTCGTGAACAAAGAGCTGGCAACGTTCTACGGCGTTCCCTTCACCGCCACCGACAACGATTTCCACCGCGTCGACTTGCCGGCCGGCACGCCGCGCGTGGGCCTGCTGGGTTCGGCAGGGATCCTGGCCGGCCACGCCCACTCCCAGTTGACGTCACCCACGTCGCGCGGCAAGTACGTCGACACGATGCTCCTCTGCCGGACGGTGCCGCCGCCGCCGCCCGGCGTGCCGCCGCTGCCGGACCATGCACCGCCTGGATCGACGGTGCGGCAGGTGATGGAGGCCCACCGATCACAGGCTCAGTGCTCGGCCTGCCACGCGATGATGGATCCGATCGGGTTCGGGATGGAGAACTTCGACACCACCGGGCAGTACCGGACGTCCGACAACGGGCAACCGATCGACGCCTCCGGGACGCTGGACGGCGTGGCGTTCAACTCGCTGGCCCAGCTGGGGTCCGCGCTGCGCAAGAACGCCTCGACCGGGCCGTGCCTGGTCAGCAAGGTCTACGAAAACGCGCTCGGGCGGCAGCCGATCGACATCGACGCCGCGGCCCTGGATCAACTGATCACCAAGTTCAACGGCAGCGGCCACCACATCGATCAGTTGCTGGTCGATCTGGCCGGCAGCGACGGCTTTCGCTTCGTCAGCCCCAAGTAA